A genomic segment from Hypomesus transpacificus isolate Combined female chromosome 13, fHypTra1, whole genome shotgun sequence encodes:
- the kansl1a gene encoding KAT8 regulatory NSL complex subunit 1 gives MAAMAPALTDAPAEAHHIRFKLAAPSSSLSPGSAENNGNASNILIHSNGTTVKRKTSAGEERSLDFCGGNKNQEQQQPQQLHHPDSVPPASTLGKLQPLVASYLCSDVTPVPSTKESIKLQGVLIKQSVLKSHGILPSSLFNGGDFLLRKRQTFELSGGQLKSLMSGSTNSGSQSMAPVNGLAKKLAMSGAGCMVALNGNKPSASASDSQPLAPSLDSKALMGTLSGHVLLKGNLKQKHSSGGSQSAEGNNLQLLSPLSTTPSLSSHCKAQPDEQLDSEREVAHLDTLTNPTQVSVTNEENSGNVQQGSPTRSPTSPFHPLSSTTSSLGSLDAQVRERTLLSGSRQGEIEGRLWQLRKRLQVVQAKQVERHLQHQLGGFLDSALGRAPDASRRTEAGAPSTTAWRTGRHFSSPGDSLGRFIKSGSMPSELQRLYLSGTANLRSSEHAFDSDVTESSSGGDSDLEEEELSRVDIEQRHVKIWKRAESRYTLERASIISHWNWLQAHISDLEYRIRQQTDIYRQIRSGKGSVELGGLPPSTLVVGGVEVKTEPVSSQDDGSERLEHTVNTHEPGPWRGQNGRPVNGINRVAESIDQKPGTKHQPVPYDSSCVAARTRPLLCCKRRRLVHPTTVPNLNGKAQRSNSIQCTCRVNIACVTCGGRPTSRENPQYDLPTLERLSRLDTGVHPILSFSDDVCVGLRLQQVLKSQWPSKALERSKPLKKLALKHKLSSKDKHKFSNSLMAVRLGHYKSRTEKSQRQQLDGGVGGAARLDGHYKVDRLQALSSPAMPYDKSYSRKRFREQSLDKSDSSLKLFLDSGSPCSSLASLHSSIHSPLTRQLSTSSESNTPLGPNSQSVPNTPQPIKRRRGESSFDINNIVIPMSVAATTRVEKLQYKEILTPSWREADVFSQPMAEEEDDNEMEDLSDAAFTQLHQPCEDQERSRWTWMALAPAKRRGSRSYKSVDGRTTPLLCGTNPPTPQPASPDPGHCPLLHEYSYAPSPMSPPSPDATSNPHTPCSRDSQRLPSSEDTRCSTPDFTFEERTVAPWERRNFPMSEDPAPEPEVESDDDTRQRVHSISGCRVTGYGRLDSEEADPSPCEEDVSKQKATTNR, from the exons ATGGCTGCGATGGCGCCCGCTCTCACCGACGCCCCAGCCGAAGCTCACCACATCCGCTTCAAACTGGCTGCCccgtcctccagcctctcaccGGGCAGCGCAGAGAACAACGGCAACGCCAGCAACATACTTATCCACAGCAACGGCACCACAGTCAAGCGCAAGACCTCTGCCGGCGAAGAACGTTCCCTGGACTTCTGTGGCGGTAACAAGaaccaggagcagcagcagccacagcAGCTCCATCACCCAGACTCCGtgcccccagcctctaccctagGCAAGCTCCAACCGTTGGTGGCCTCTTACTTGTGCTCTGATGTGACACCTGTCCCTTCCACTAAGGAGTCCATTAAACTGCAAGGTGTTCTCATCAAACAGTCCGTGCTGAAAAGCCACGGTATCCTGCCCAGCTCCCTGTTTAACGGCGGAGATTTCCTGTTGAGAAAGCGACAGACCTTTGAACTTTCGGGGGGCCAGTTGAAGAGCCTCATGAGTGGCAGCACTAACAGCGGGAGCCAGTCCATGGCACCTGTCAACGGGCTCGCCAAGAAATTGGCGATGTCCGGCGCTGGCTGCATGGTGGCGTTGAACGGCAACAAGCCCTCTGCCTCGGCAAGCGACTCTCAGCCTCTGGCACCATCCCTGGACTCCAAGGCCCTGATGGGAACCCTTTCGGGGCATGTTCTTCTAAAGGGAAACTTAAAACAAAAGCATTCCTCAGGGGGTTCTCAGAGTGCAGAAGGAAACAACTTGCAATTGCTCTCGCCTCTCTCTACTAcgccttccctctcttcccactGCAAGGCTCAGCCCGATGAGCAGTTGGACTCTGAGCGTGAAGTGGCTCATTTGGATACACTTACAAATCCAACACAGGTGTCTGTGACCAATGAGGAGAATTCTGGAAACGTCCAGCAGGGTTCACCAACACGTTCACCCACATCACCgtttcatcccctctcctccaccacctcctccctgggCAGCCTTGATGCCCAGGTGAGGGAGCGCACGCTGCTCAGCGGCAGTCGCCAGGGCGAGATCGAGGGCCGTCTGTGGCAGCTCCGTAAACGCCTTCAGGTGGTTCAGGCCAAGCAGGTGGAACGGCACCTCCAGCACCAGCTGGGCGGCTTTTTGGATTCTGCCCTCGGCCGGGCGCCGGATGCCAGCCGCAGAACGGAGGCTGGTGCCCCCTCAACGACCGCGTGGAGGACTGGCCGGCACTTCTCCAGCCCCGGGGACAGCCTAGGTCGATTCATAAAGAGCGGCTCCATGCCTTCTGAGCTGCAGAGGCTCTACCTCAGCGGCACAGCCAACCTGCGTTCGTCCGAGCACGCCTTTGACTCGGACGTGACGGAGAGCAGTTCTGGGGGGGACtctgacctggaggaggaggagctgagcagAGTTGACATTGAGCAGCGACACGTCAAAAT atggaAGAGGGCAGAGAGTCGATACACGTTGGAAAGGGCCTCCATCATCAGCCACTGGAACTGGCTTCAAGCCCACATATCAGACCTGGAGTACCGCATCCGGCAGCAGACAGACATTTACCGGCAGATTCGCTCCGGCAAG GGCTCTGTGGAGTTGGGAGGCTTGCCCCCCAGCACCCTGGTCGTAGGTGGGGTGGAAGTCAAGACGGAGCCTGTAAGCTCGCAG GATGATGGTTCAGAGCGTCTGGAGCACACGGTGAACACCCACGAGCCTGGGCCTTGGAGGGGTCAGAACGGAAGGCCAGTCAACGGAATCAATAG GGTGGCTGAGAGCATAGACCAGAAGCCTGGCACCAAACACCAACCCGTACCTTACGACAGCTCCTGTGTGGCTGCCCGCACACGGCCCTTACTTTGCTGCAAGCGACGTCGGCTTGTTCACCCCACCACTGTCCCTAACCTAAACGGAAAG gcCCAAAGAAGCAACAGCATACAGTGTACCTGCAGGGTGAACATAGCCTGCGTGACGTGTGGCGGTCGGCCGACGTCCAGGGAAAACCCCCAGTATGACCTCCCCACGCTGGAGCGCCTCTCCCGTCTGGACACTGGTGTCCaccccatcctctccttctctgacg ACGTGTGTGTAGGCTTGCGTCTGCAGCAGGTGCTGAAGAGCCAGTGGCCGAGCAAGGCCCTGGAGAGGAGCAAGCCCTTGAAGAAGCTTGCCCTCAAACACAAACTCTCCTCCAAAGACAAGCACAAGTTCTCCAACTCGCTCATGGCAGTCA GGCTAGGTCATTACAAGAGCCGGACGGAGAAGTCGCAGAGGCAACAGCTAGACGGCGGTGTGGGTGGCGCGGCCCGCCTGGATGGCCACTATAAGGTCGATCGCCTCCAGGCCCTCTCGTCTCCCGCAATGCCTTACGACAAGAGCTACAGTCGAAAGAGGTTCCGCGAGCAGTCGCTGGACAAGAGTGACT CCTCTCTGAAGCTGTTCCTGGACTCTGGGAGCCCCTGCTCATCGCTAGCCAGCCTGCACTCCTCCATTCACAGCCCCCTGACCCGCCAGCTATCCACCTCCTCCGAGAGCAACACCCCCCTGGGCCCCAACAGCCAGAGTGTCCCCAACACACCT CAACCCATCAAGAGGAGGCGAGGAGAGAGCTCCTTCGACATCAACAACATTGTGATCCCCATGTCTGTGGCTGCCACGACCCGCGTGGAGAAGCTGCAGTACAAAGAGATCCTCACACCCAG TTGGCGTGAAGCCGATGTTTTCTCCCAGCCCATGGCCGAGGAGGAAGACGACAACGAG ATGGAGGATCTGTCTGACGCAGCCTTCACACAGCTCCACCAGCCCTGCGAGGACCAGGAGCGCTCTCGCTGGACCTGGATGGCCCTGGCCCCGGCCAAGAGGAGGGGTAGCAG GTCATACAAATCCGTCGACGGGCGCACCACCCCACTGCTCTGTGGAaccaacccccccacaccacagccaGCCTCCCCAGACCCGGGCCACTGCCCTCTGCTCCACGAATACAGTTACGCACCCTCACCCATGAGCCCACCCAGCCCCGACGCCACCTCCAACCCTCACACACCGTGCTCGCGGGACTCGCAGCGCCTGCCTTCCAGCGAGGACACTCGCTGCTCCACTCCTGACTTCACCTTTGAGGAAAGG ACGGTGGCACCGTGGGAGCGGAGGAACTTCCCCATGTCAGAAGACCCCGCCCCAGAGCCTGAGGTCGAGTCCGATGACGACACGAGGCAGAGGGTGCACAGCATCTCCGGTTGCCGAGTAACTGGCTATGGCAGACTGGACTCGGAGGAAGCAGACCCTTCGCCTTGTGAGGAAGATGTCTCTAAACAGAAGGCCACCACCAACCGATGA